Proteins encoded by one window of Mycolicibacterium sp. ND9-15:
- a CDS encoding MFS transporter: protein MTDTKRGPLVLIMFAALMAGAGNGISLIAFPWLVLQRNGSALDASVVAIAGSLPLLVATLIAGAAVDYLGRRVVSMISDALSALSVAAVPVLALMFGVDALNVAVLATLAALGAFFDPAGMTARETMLPEAASRAGWTLDRANSFYEAVFNLAYIVGPGIGGLLIATLGGINTMWVTASAFVLSIIAIAVLRLEGTGRPDRTVLPEGVLAGIVEGLRFVWQNKVLRTLAVVDLAATGLYMPMESVLFPKYFTDRDEPAQLGWVLMALSVGGLVGALGYAVSSKYLSRRVTMLAAVLTLGVAMTVIAFLPPLPLILALSAIVGLVYGPIAPIYNYVMQTRAPQHLRGRVVGVMGSLAYAAGPLGLIVAGPLADSAGLHVTFLALSLPMLVLGIVAVFLPALRELDRPLTV, encoded by the coding sequence ATGACCGATACCAAGCGCGGCCCCCTTGTGCTGATCATGTTCGCCGCGCTGATGGCCGGCGCAGGCAACGGCATATCGCTGATCGCCTTCCCGTGGCTGGTGTTGCAGCGCAACGGTTCTGCGCTGGACGCTTCGGTCGTGGCGATCGCAGGCTCCCTGCCGTTGCTGGTGGCGACGCTGATCGCGGGCGCCGCGGTGGACTATCTGGGGCGGCGGGTGGTTTCGATGATCTCCGATGCACTTTCCGCCCTGTCGGTGGCCGCCGTGCCGGTGCTGGCGTTGATGTTCGGGGTGGATGCCCTGAACGTCGCAGTGCTGGCCACGCTGGCCGCGCTGGGTGCGTTCTTCGACCCCGCAGGGATGACGGCCCGCGAGACGATGCTGCCCGAGGCGGCGAGTCGCGCCGGGTGGACGCTGGATCGGGCCAACAGCTTCTACGAGGCGGTGTTCAACCTGGCCTACATCGTCGGTCCCGGCATCGGCGGCCTGCTGATCGCGACGCTGGGTGGAATCAACACGATGTGGGTGACCGCGTCGGCCTTCGTCCTGTCGATCATCGCGATCGCGGTTCTGCGGCTGGAGGGCACCGGCAGACCGGACCGAACCGTGTTGCCCGAAGGTGTCCTCGCGGGCATCGTCGAGGGCCTGCGGTTCGTCTGGCAGAACAAGGTGCTGCGCACGCTGGCGGTCGTGGACCTGGCGGCTACCGGACTGTACATGCCGATGGAAAGCGTGCTGTTTCCGAAGTACTTCACCGACCGCGACGAACCGGCGCAGCTCGGGTGGGTGTTGATGGCGTTGAGCGTCGGCGGTCTGGTCGGCGCGCTCGGTTATGCGGTGTCATCGAAGTACCTGAGCCGGCGGGTGACCATGCTGGCCGCGGTGCTGACACTCGGGGTCGCGATGACGGTGATCGCGTTCCTACCGCCGCTGCCGCTCATCCTCGCGTTGTCCGCGATCGTCGGCCTGGTTTACGGGCCGATCGCCCCGATCTACAACTACGTGATGCAGACCCGGGCACCGCAGCATCTGCGCGGCCGGGTGGTCGGGGTGATGGGCTCGCTGGCCTACGCCGCGGGCCCGCTCGGACTGATCGTGGCGGGCCCGCTGGCCGACTCCGCCGGCCTGCACGTGACGTTTCTGGCCCTGTCGCTGCCGATGCTCGTGCTCGGAATCGTCGCGGTGTTCCTGCCCGCATTGCGCGAACTCGACCGCCCGCTGACGGTTTGA
- a CDS encoding uracil-DNA glycosylase: protein MHSGAVQLLPHPRTGTPFGSPVPPGSGWPGDPATPHTAVATNAAQVASMAAAVRSIEELDAEVSVCRACPRLVEWREEVAVVKRKSYADEPYWGRPAPGFGAARPRVLVVGLAPAAHGANRTGRVFTGDRSGDFLYAALHRVGLANQSLCVDAGDGLALNGTRVAAAVRCAPPANAPTPAERATCAPWLDAEWRLTANGVRVVVALGGFAWRAALQMLRGGGVPVPVPAPKFGHGAAAELGRVTLIGCYHPSQQNTFTGKLTPEMFDDVFRQAKARASVG, encoded by the coding sequence GTGCACAGTGGTGCTGTGCAGCTGCTGCCTCATCCGCGGACCGGTACGCCGTTCGGATCGCCGGTGCCTCCGGGCTCGGGTTGGCCGGGCGACCCCGCGACACCACACACCGCGGTGGCGACGAACGCCGCGCAGGTGGCCTCGATGGCCGCCGCAGTGCGGTCCATCGAGGAACTCGACGCGGAGGTGTCGGTGTGTCGAGCCTGCCCCCGCCTGGTGGAGTGGCGCGAGGAGGTGGCCGTCGTCAAACGCAAGTCGTACGCCGACGAACCGTACTGGGGCCGCCCGGCGCCCGGCTTCGGAGCGGCGCGGCCCCGGGTGCTCGTCGTCGGCCTCGCGCCTGCTGCGCACGGTGCCAACCGGACGGGGCGGGTGTTCACCGGTGACCGGTCCGGAGACTTCCTGTACGCGGCGCTGCACCGGGTGGGGCTGGCCAACCAATCGCTGTGTGTGGACGCGGGTGACGGCTTGGCGCTCAACGGAACCCGGGTGGCCGCGGCGGTGCGGTGCGCGCCACCGGCCAATGCCCCGACACCGGCCGAGCGTGCGACGTGCGCGCCGTGGCTGGACGCCGAGTGGCGGTTGACGGCGAACGGCGTGCGGGTGGTCGTCGCGCTCGGCGGGTTCGCCTGGCGCGCAGCGCTGCAGATGCTGCGGGGCGGGGGAGTGCCGGTGCCGGTGCCCGCACCGAAGTTCGGCCACGGGGCCGCCGCCGAGCTGGGCCGCGTCACGCTGATCGGTTGCTACCACCCCTCCCAGCAGAACACGTTCACCGGAAAGCTGACGCCTGAAATGTTCGACGACGTCTTCCGGCAGGCTAAGGCGCGAGCATCCGTCGGATAG
- a CDS encoding LLM class flavin-dependent oxidoreductase, producing the protein MRLSVLDLVPVRTDQSTSDALAASTRLAQTADRLGYTRYWVAEHHNMPSVAATSPPVLVAHLAAHTAQLRLGSGGVMLPNHAPLAVAEQFALLEAAHPGRIDLGIGRAPGSDPVTSMALRGAAGRDDRDIEAFPDYLDDVVALMSPRGVRVPIPNQRYILKATPAAVTEPKLWLLGSSMYSAHLAAAKGLPYVFAHHFSGQGTAEALAVYRSEFRPSDLAPGPVTFLTVNAVVAETHDEAKALALPNLQMMARLRTGQPLGPLDLVEDAQQQELAPQAQRIAEAAFGRAVVGDPTGAADQLRALADGFGVDEVMVNPVASARRGTDPATAPARDKTLELLAKELF; encoded by the coding sequence ATGCGCCTATCAGTTCTCGATCTCGTGCCGGTGCGCACCGACCAGTCGACCTCCGACGCGCTGGCGGCCTCGACCCGGCTCGCGCAGACCGCCGACCGCCTCGGCTACACCCGGTACTGGGTAGCCGAGCACCACAACATGCCATCGGTGGCAGCGACCAGTCCGCCGGTACTCGTCGCGCACCTGGCTGCGCATACCGCGCAACTGCGGCTCGGGTCGGGCGGCGTGATGCTGCCCAACCACGCGCCGCTGGCCGTCGCCGAGCAGTTCGCGCTGCTGGAGGCCGCCCACCCGGGACGCATCGACCTCGGCATCGGCCGGGCGCCCGGATCCGACCCCGTCACGTCGATGGCGCTCCGCGGCGCCGCCGGGCGCGACGATCGTGACATCGAGGCCTTTCCCGACTACCTCGACGATGTCGTCGCGCTGATGAGCCCCCGCGGCGTGCGGGTGCCGATCCCGAACCAGCGCTACATCCTCAAGGCCACGCCCGCCGCCGTGACCGAACCGAAGCTGTGGCTACTTGGCTCCTCGATGTACTCGGCGCACCTGGCCGCTGCCAAGGGGCTGCCGTACGTGTTCGCGCATCACTTCTCGGGCCAGGGCACAGCGGAGGCGTTGGCCGTGTACCGCTCCGAGTTCCGGCCCAGCGACCTGGCTCCCGGACCCGTGACGTTCCTCACCGTCAACGCGGTGGTCGCCGAAACACACGACGAGGCAAAGGCGTTGGCGTTACCGAACCTGCAGATGATGGCGCGGCTGCGAACCGGTCAGCCGCTGGGCCCGCTCGATCTCGTCGAGGACGCCCAGCAGCAGGAACTCGCACCGCAGGCGCAACGAATCGCTGAGGCCGCATTCGGGCGCGCCGTCGTCGGCGATCCGACAGGGGCCGCCGATCAGCTGCGCGCGCTGGCCGATGGGTTCGGCGTCGACGAGGTCATGGTCAACCCGGTGGCCTCGGCCCGGCGCGGCACCGATCCGGCGACGGCTCCGGCACGCGACAAGACGCTGGAGTTGCTGGCCAAGGAACTGTTCTAA
- a CDS encoding nitroreductase family deazaflavin-dependent oxidoreductase, with the protein MPWWEKYIGMPMLLLHDKVYKGTNGRIGHTIPGGPPMLILHTVGAKTGLQRANSLAYARDGDDYLVVASKGGEPRAPGWYHNLKANPNVEINVGPERIKVTATPVTPDDPDFPRLWGIVNNMRGNKDRYIGYQKRTSRPIPVIRLTPDGRPAGAP; encoded by the coding sequence ATGCCCTGGTGGGAGAAGTACATCGGAATGCCGATGCTGTTGCTGCACGACAAGGTCTACAAGGGCACCAATGGCCGGATCGGGCACACGATCCCGGGCGGTCCGCCGATGCTGATCCTGCACACGGTCGGTGCGAAAACCGGTTTGCAGCGGGCCAACTCGCTCGCCTATGCCCGCGACGGCGACGACTACCTCGTCGTCGCGTCAAAAGGCGGCGAGCCGCGGGCGCCGGGTTGGTACCACAACCTCAAGGCCAACCCGAACGTCGAGATCAACGTCGGACCCGAACGCATCAAGGTGACGGCCACACCCGTCACCCCCGACGATCCGGACTTCCCGCGGCTCTGGGGCATCGTCAACAACATGCGCGGCAACAAGGACCGCTACATCGGCTACCAGAAGCGGACGTCGCGGCCGATCCCGGTGATCAGGCTGACGCCTGATGGCCGGCCCGCCGGCGCGCCTTAG
- a CDS encoding HIT family protein yields the protein MSCVFCTIVAGEAPAIRIYEDDDFLAILDIRPFSRGHTLVIPKRHTVDLTDTPPETVAALARIGQRIARAARISGLHADGNNVVINDGKAAFQSVFHIHLHVLPRQSGDKLSVAKNMLLRRDPDREESGRLLREALAQLDSAAQD from the coding sequence ATGTCCTGTGTGTTCTGCACGATCGTTGCCGGCGAGGCGCCGGCCATCCGTATCTACGAAGACGACGACTTCCTGGCAATCCTCGACATCCGCCCGTTCAGCCGCGGTCACACGCTGGTGATTCCCAAGCGTCACACCGTCGACCTGACCGACACCCCGCCGGAGACCGTCGCCGCGCTGGCGCGAATCGGTCAGCGCATCGCGCGGGCCGCGCGGATCTCGGGGCTGCACGCCGACGGCAACAACGTTGTGATCAACGACGGTAAGGCGGCGTTCCAGAGCGTCTTTCACATTCACCTGCACGTGTTGCCCCGGCAGAGCGGCGACAAGCTGTCGGTCGCCAAGAACATGCTCCTTCGCCGCGACCCGGACCGCGAGGAGTCGGGACGGCTCCTGCGTGAGGCCCTGGCGCAACTCGACTCCGCTGCGCAAGACTGA